One window of Fusarium keratoplasticum isolate Fu6.1 chromosome 2, whole genome shotgun sequence genomic DNA carries:
- a CDS encoding DNA-binding protein RAP1, whose product MGTTYNGVNGAQGGNIFKDVKFWVAQRVPLRSTWIDDIKQNGGLVVPLEKHADMLIADHKRLDAPPGSYSWKFIEDSVRNGIIQIKDKYRIGPDPDLPRPVGAKHGAKNTRTPFTKDDDANLARWVLSQRSQQQQGNAIYQQYEAINPRHTWQSWRDRFVKRLQPRGMAALERLAAEAPEADVSEPAVPPEPSPRPATEKRQTARQPEPQAARVLGEPQDARRSEPQSIQRPRPQPNTVPESAPERSQNQTRPDSVLSQDDPTRQIFYEDLNDFKTTSKADIKERLNINGRTIDLFDLAMAVDASQVDSQMYDWYLVAEKLGFDDPDEDTATQLQVCYDEHLSEFVAAMATFELEDEDNVELEAEGPEEDPFEQDVPEPASSQWPASYVPSSPPVVIGRKRSAGQRQLSAGHGTKRPRYDKDMVIPSTPDADLDAELPAVENSPSARKGSQWRGYVDESEASQHLPPLPPLQAESQDLGTGQSPITEPRRQSLAATQEYRHGELDPTPIPFSLKRPREQRVSTSRQAPRVEPLRPSRESSSRNGVSRQPPEQAISALKPKPTTQSAPRRSLPTSFTSSHSTSRHTTTAPPRTETVSRTNPSPRTNQSESTSSNRREIQKWTTYYENRGFPRDIVVEALKRTTLTPGNLALQVMESLQAGRGVPSRHEGIWTDRDDDDLAFVSMVDFSQSPTNTSEEMQQQRAQKAHNRLIKKHTFQRFELRKAFLRAQANQGHSKE is encoded by the exons ATGGGCACGACATACAATGGCGTCAACGGCGCCCAGGGAGGGAATATTTTCAAAGATGTCAAGTTCTGGGTGGCCCAGCGGGTGCCCTTGAGATCTACCTGGATTGACGACATCAAG CAAAACGGAGGTTTAGTGGTACCTTTAGAGAAGCATGCGGACATGCTAATAGCGGACCACAAGAGGCTGGATGCGCCCCCAGGGTCATATTCATGGAAATTTATTGAGGACTCAGTCCGTAACGGCATTATCCAGATCAAGGACAAATATCGCATCGGACCTGATCCAGATCTCCCAAGACCAGTTGGCGCAAAGCATGGTGCCAAAAATACTCGTACTCCTTTCACCAAGGATGACGATGCAAACCTCGCCAGATGGGTACTCTCTCAAAGatctcagcagcagcaaggaaaTGCCATTTACCAGCAATACGAGGCGATT AACCCTCGACATACTTGGCAATCATGGCGCGACCGGTTTGTCAAGAGGCTTCAACCACGCGGGATGGCAGCACTGGAAAGGTTGGCAGCTGAGGCGCCAGAAGCCGATGTGAGCGAGCCAGCTGTGCCACCTGAACCATCACCGCGCCCTGCTACTGAAAAAAGGCAAACTGCCAGACAACCTGAACCGCAGGCTGCTCGGGTGCTCGGTGAACCTCAAGACGCTAGACGATCTGAACCACAGAGCATTCAGCGGCCCAGACCACAACCTAACACTGTCCCCGAGAGCGCACCAGAAAGATCACAGAACCAGACACGGCCGGATTCTGTTCTTTCACAAGACGATCCTACAAGGCAGATCTTCTACGAAGATCTCAACGACTTCAAGACCACTTCCAAAGCCGACATCAAGGAACGGCTGAACATTAACGGAAGGACCATCGACTTGTTTGACCTGGCAATGGCGGTCGATGCCAGCCAGGTGGATAGCCAGATGTATGACTGGTACCTAGTTGCTGAAAAACTAGGATTTGATGACCCAGACGAGGACACGGCCACGCAGCTGCAAGTATGTTATGATGAGCACCTAAGCGAGTTTGTCGCGGCAATGGCAACTTtcgagcttgaagatgaagacaaCGTGGAGCTAGAGGCTGAAGGTCCCGAAGAAGACCCCTTTGAGCAAGACGTGCCCGAACCGGCCAGCTCTCAGTGGCCTGCGAGCTATGTTCCCTCTTCACCTCCTGTTGTCATTGGAAGAAAGCGTTCTGCTGGTCAGCGGCAGCTCTCAGCTGGTCATGGGACAAAGAGGCCGCGTTACGACAAGGACATGGTTATCCCATCAACTCCAGACGCTGACCTGGACGCAGAGTTGCCTGCTGTCGAGAACTCGCCAAGTGCTCGCAAAGGCTCCCAGTGGCGGGGCTATGTCGACGAGAGTGAAGCCTCGCAGCATCTCCCACCTCTCCCCCCTTTGCAAGCAGAATCTCAAGACCTTGGTACAGGTCAATCGCCGATAACAGAGCCCCGGCGCCAATCACTTGCCGCCACTCAAGAGTATCGACATGGAGAACTGGATCCCACACCAATCCCCTTTTCTCTCAAACGGCCCCGCGAGCAGAGGGTATCTACTAGCCGACAAGCACCACGAGTTGAGCCTCTAAGGCCAAGCCGCGAAAGTAGTTCGAGAAATGGTGTTTCCAGACAACCTCCTGAACAGGCCATTTCAGCACTAAAGCCGAAACCAACGACCCAGTCAGCCCCCCGGCGATCCCTACCCACGTCTTTCACCTCCTCACACTCCACCTCAAGACACACAACTACTGCACCTCCGAGAACCGAAACCGTCTCGAGAACGAACCCATCTCCGAGAACCAACCAATCAGAATCCACCAGTTCCAACCGTCGAGAAATCCAGAAGTGGACAACATACTACGAGAACCGCGGATTTCCGCGTGACATCGTTGTAGAAGCCCTGAAGCGGACGACGCTCACTCCCGGAAACCTGGCACTGCAGGTCATGGAGTCTCTCCAGGCTGGCCGTGGGGTACCTTCTCGCCATGAAGGCATCTGGACGGAtcgcgacgacgacgacctgGCCTTTGTGTCGATGGTTGATTTCTCCCAATCTCCGACCAACACGAGCGAGGAGATGCAACAGCAGCGTGCTCAAAAGGCCCATAATCGTCTCATCAAAAAGCACACGTTCCAAAGGTTTGAACTGAGGAAGGCGTTCCTTCGCGCCCAGGCGAACCAAGGTCACTCGAAGGAATAG
- a CDS encoding BHLH domain-containing protein: MDPNLLSFFSVPNNQTLNPVDQSAESSTGAISQQQQQQQEPSPWRPLEGDMVDRTSGPQGGPVSSYDHQSSAPSDITFTQAPMPSPYTQHKTVLPTRGHPRTYPRKRDAHDRKRTKVDTESALESLDYWIQFDDDEAERTGSYEIDFSKRYDMMNNTSTTRPGFGSSSTTPGLGTGIYATAPPFKGNDYFDDNALDNALSEDEEGFDSMSLEEHLSKIETMPPPEVPPREGLYSTPLSWEKPEPGLRMEPNFGVGESPGGMSTAGYGQTMPGVGNQVLSNDEQRRLLAIAMNTGRTPASFMPPSGFGLGFGAGLGSGLPPEFNASIDSILGTPGEQSQKQTPTPADSTKAPSRNQDIKTEASSETGTALSSSRPQLHRSNTDTTDKGKDKMKSGDRTAHNDIERKYRTNLKDKIAELRNAVPALQSIPEDGIDEGEGNSQRAPKVSKGTVLTKATEYIQYLERRNKAIMKEHQELARRLQAFEQLLSASARQPFLMPNHSRTLFDPRGFC; the protein is encoded by the exons ATGGATCCCAATCTCCTCAGCTTTTTCTCGGTGCCCAACAACCAGACACTTAACCCCGTGGATCAGAGCGCCGAGTCGTCGACCGGCGCCATctctcagcagcagcagcaacaacaagaaccCTCGCCATGGAGACCTTTAGAAGGCGACATGGTCGACAGGACATCTGGTCCTCAAGGGGGACCGGTTTCCTCTTACGACCACCAATCGTCTGCCCCTTCCGACATCACATTCACACAAGCCCCCATGCCATCACCCTACACCCAACATAAGACCGTCTTACCTACCAGGGGTCACCCGCGGACTTACCCAAGGAAAAGGGATGCACACGATAGAAAGCGTACCAAGGTCGACACAGAGTCGGCGCTCGAGTCGCTCGATTACTGGATCCagtttgatgatgatgaggccgagaggaCAGGAAGTTATGAGATTGACTTTTCTAAGCGATATGACATGATGAACAACACCAGCACTACCCG CCCGGGGTTTGGATCAAGCTCCACGACGCCAGGTCTCGGAACTGGCATCTACGCAACCGCCCCCCCGTTTAAGGGGAACGACTATTTTGATGACAACGCTCTAGATAATGCACTGtccgaagatgaagaaggcttTGATTCGATGAGTCTGGAGGAGCACTTGTCCAAGATTGAGACGATGCCGCCACCAGAGGTCCCACCAAGGGAGGGTCTCTACTCGACGCCCCTCAGCTGGGAAAAGCCCGAGCCCGGACTGCGGATGGAGCCGAACTTTGGTGTGGGAGAAAGCCCTGGGGGCATGAGTACCGCGGGATACGGGCAGACGATGCCCGGAGTTGGCAACCAGGTTTTGAGTAATGACGAGCAACGGCGActtctcgccatcgccatgaaCACTGGTCGGACACCGGCTAGTTTTATGCCTCCTAGTGGTTTCGGTCTTGGATTcggggctgggctgggctcaGGTCTTCCGCCCGAGTTCAACGCGAGCATCGACTCTATCCTGGGAACGCCTGGGGAACAGAGCCAGAAGCAGACGCCAACGCCTGCTGACAGCACAAAGGCTCCATCCCGAAACCAGGATATCAAGACAGAGGCATCGAGTGAGACGGGTACTGCTCTCAGTTCCTCCCGACCGCAACTCCATCGCTCCAATACAGATACCACTGACAAGGGCAAAGATAAGATGAAGTCTGGGGATCGGACAGCTCATAACGATATTGAGCGAAAGTATCGAACGAACCTCAAAGACAAGATCGCCGAACTCCGCAACGCTGTACCCGCCCTGCAGTCGATACCGGAGGATGGGatcgacgagggcgagggaaATTCACAACGAGCGCCCAAAGTGAGCAAG GGCACCGTCTTGACAAAGGCAACCGAATATATTCAATACTTAGAACGGcgcaacaaggccatcatgaaggagCACCAAGAGCTGGCACGGCGTCTACAGGCAtttgagcagcttctcagTGCCTCAGCTAGACAGCCATTCCTGATGCCCAACCACAGCCGGACGCTCTTCGACCCGAGAGGATTCTGCTGA
- a CDS encoding DBF4-type domain-containing protein, with translation MATISVSPTPAPISAMSSRRGPLINNPNVANSPLRGASALAGYAKSRRSHATVQREEAYGQPPPMKKQVLEYGVQRSARSPTRASRTVLVQRGVSRPPVKERASRAVSSRDIDTEKEAWKKHHRAKFPKMVFYFESIPDDIRARLTKRVTYLGARQEPFFSIAVTHVVTTRSIPPERTEAEPEHGHDDHEPEEQPQTINPSLLDRNTEARRKLLFEFRNAPSRSQHLDDPTKRTKGARNNDVLYKAREMGKKIWSLDKFQNMLSVLLEGETGSSYSSRSTSTRGHYSNSREPNLLQLLHHERLNGPSDRDPTAVHRELCYFKGPHIYIWDMDEKHKPIMVREYPKVANKADGEWPQFRSVGNGRCPFVEDHDVPDKDHRRQQEKARAVKREESVPILRPPQIPVPKPVTGKRTLTEMEDAQNRARAVTPTELFNPKAIMSKPADIRQNAFTGRAGTGRLFAGEPVASGVQPSNITSAIRSQMVSSTSGVNGAKAGTSKEVHGLQRKVLQKAAPASHDVSSRRLAEVSMDVASSRSTTMGRHTSRPADVQEEEQKTERKTQQSLKSKRDLKPGYCENCQDKFRDFDEHILSRKHRKFAENDDNWIELDSLLSQLKRMPKFSPGSDEEEGW, from the exons ATGGCAACTATATCTGTATCGCCGACGCCTGCtcccatctcggccatgtccTCGAGACGGGGCCCGTTGATAAACAACCCCAATGTCGCCAATTCACCCCTCCGGGGAGCTTCCGCTTTGGCTGGATATGCCAAGTCGAGGCGATCCCATGCCACTGTCCAGCGTGAAGAGGCGTATGGACAGCCTCCGCCCATGAAGAAGCAGGTCCTCGAGTATGGCGTGCAACGGTCTGCACGCTCTCCCACTAGGGCATCACGGACTGTCCTCGTTCAGCGAGGCGTCTCGCGTCCTCCTGTCAAGGAGCGAGCTTCAAGAGCTGTGTCGTCGAGGGATATTGATACCGAGAAGGAAGCATGGAAGAAGCACCACCGTGCCAAGTTCCCCAAGATGGTCTTTTACTTTGAAAGCATCCCGGATGATATTCGTGCTAGACTAACAAAGCGAGTTACCTATCTTGGAGCT CGCCAAGaacccttcttctccatcgccgtcaCCCATGTCGTTACTACTCGATCGATCCCGCCTGAGAGGACAGAGGCCGAGCCTGAGCATGGACATGATGATCACGAGCCAGAGGAGCAGCCTCAGACCATCAACCCGTCGTTACTGGACCGCAACACAGAAGCTAGGCGAAAGCTTCTCTTTGAGTTCCGGAACGCACCTTCACGGTCACAGCACCTGGATGACCCCACGAAGCGTACCAAGGGTGCCAGGAACAACGATGTTCTGTACAAGGCCCGTGAGATGGGAAAGAAGATCTGGTCGCTAGACAAGTTCCAGAACATGCTGTCAGTTCTGCTTGAGGGAGAGACTGGTAGCTCGTATAGCTCAAGATCCACGAGCACCCGAGGCCACTACAGCAACTCCAGGGAGCCTAacctgctccagctgctgcaCCACGAGCGTCTGAACGGTCCTTCAGACCGTGACCCCACGGCAGTTCACCGAGAGCTTTGCTATTTCAAGGGCCCGCACATCTATATCTGGGATATGGATGAGAAGCACAAGCCCATCATGGTCCGAGAGTACCCCAAGGTGGCTAACAAGGCCGATGGAGAGTGGCCACAGTTCCGAAGTGTTGGTAACGGTCGATGTCCTTTTGTGGAGGATCACGATGTTCCGGATAAGGACCACCGCCGGCAACAAGAAAAGGCACGGGCTGTCAAGCGAGAGGAATCGGTTCCCATTCTGCGGCCGCCGCAGATCCCAGTGCCCAAGCCAGTAACAGGAAAGCGGACACTTacagagatggaggatgctCAGAACAGGGCCCGGGCTGTGACGCCAACCGAACTGTTCAACCCCAAGGCGATCATGTCGAAGCCCGCAGACATCCGACAGAATGCCTTCACAGGCCGTGCTGGTACCGGTAGGCTTTTTGCTGGAGAGCCCGTGGCTTCAGGTGTTCAGCCCTCCAACATCACCTCCGCTATCCGGTCTCAGATGGTATCATCGACATCAGGTGTAAACGGGGCCAAGGCTGGAACGAGCAAAGAGGTCCATGGTCTGCAGCGAAAGGTGTTACAAAAGGCGGCTCCTGCGTCACACGACGTGAGCTCGCGTCGCCTGGCCGAGGTGTCAATGGATGTCGCATCTAGCAGATCGACAACGATGGGTCGACATACCTCGCGACCTGCTGATgttcaagaggaggagcaaaAGACGGAACGGAAAACACAGCAGTCCCTCAAGAGCAAGCGGGATCTTAAGCCTGGCTACTGTGAAAACTGCCAGGACAAGTTCcgcgactttgacgag CACATTCTGTCTCGCAAGCACCGCAAGTTTGCCGAAAACGACGACAACTGGATTGAGCTTGATTCTCTCCTGTCACAACTCAAGCGAATGCCCAAGTTTTCTCCAGGAtccgacgaggaagagggatgGTAA
- a CDS encoding Ubiquitin-like protein ATG12, with protein sequence MSDQPSQDPSSPSPSPQTASPMPLADNDTASGAASPDLPLTMSASVVLADLPRDASAALASAGSFKTDKVVVRFKPVGSAPSLAQDVCKISATRRFEEVVRYLRKKLRCKDTDSVFLYVNSAFAPSLDEVVGNLHQCFKNAHGQLVVVYSLTPAFG encoded by the exons ATGTCCGATCAGCCATCACAAGACCCTTCATCCCCGTCACCTTCTCCGCAAACGGCTTCTCCCATGCCGCTCGCCGATAACGACACCGCCAGCGGCGCCGCATCACCAGATCTTCCTCTGACCATGTCCGCGTCAGTTGTCCTGGCCGATCTACCACGAGATGCGAGCGCGGCACTGGCTAGCGCAGGCAGCTTCAAGACGGACAAGGTGGTGGTACGGTTCAAGCCCGTGGGGTCGGCGCCGTCGTTGGCGCAAGACGTATGCAAGATCAGCGCAACAAGACGGTTTGAGGAGGTTGTGAGGTATCTCCGAAAAAAGCTGAGGTGCAAAGATACCGACAGTGTCTTTTTGTACGTGAATAGCGCATTTGCGCCGTCGTTGGATGAAGTGGTGGGCAACTTGCACCAG TGCTTCAAGAACGCTCATGGCCAGTTGGTCGTCGTCTACTCGCTAACTCCTGCTTTTGGATGA
- a CDS encoding 3-methyl-2-oxobutanoate hydroxymethyltransferase: MSSVINPISRRASSLLPRLRSRPAWTLGPRPVAIGGAVQIRSSSHSPMGSPPTTQRKKVTLGTLRSLHRKGEPITVMTAHDFPSAHVADHAGMDMVLVGDSLAMVALGMEDTSEVVLEEMLLHCRSVARATKSAFTVGDLPMGTYEIGPEQALATAIRFIKQGRVQGVKLEGGKEMAPTIKKITTAGIPVLGHVGLTPQRQNALGGFRVQGKTSAGAMSILEDALAIQEAGCFAMVVEAVPAEVAALITEKLSIPTIGIGAGNGCSGQVLVQVDMTGNFPPGRFLPKFVKKYGDVWGESMRAIEAYRDEVKTRQYPGPEHTYPISAEELDNFTKAVKDL; this comes from the exons ATGTCCTCAGTCATCAATCCCATCTCGAGGCGTGCCTCTTCCCTCCTGCCCCGCCTCCGATCCCGGCCGGCATGGACCCTCGGCCCCCGGCCCGTCGCCATCGGAGGTGCCGTGCAGATCCGGTCCAGCTCTCACTCCCCAATGGGATCGCCCCCGACCACCCAGCGGAAAAAGGTTACCCTCGGAACCTTGCGCTCACTGCACCGCAAGGGTGAGCCCATCACCGTCATGACTGCCCATGACTTTCCCAGTGCCCATGTCGCCGACCATGCCGGTATGGACATGGTTCTCGTTGGTGATAGTCTTGCCATGGTTGCTCTCGGTATGGAAGATACCAGTGAGGTTGTACTGGAAGAGATGCTTCTGCACTGTCGATCTGTCGCGAGGGCAACCAAGTCGGCCTTTACT GTCGGTGATCTGCCAATGGGTACATATGAGATTGGACCCGAGCAAGCTCTTGCTACCGCCATTCGCTTCATTAAGCAAGGCCGTGTTCAGGGTGTCAAGCTTGAGGGTGGCAAGGAGATGGCCCCTACCATCAAGAAGATTACCACTGCAGGCATTCCCGTGCTGGGCCATGTTGGTTTGACGCCTCAGCGACAGAACGCTCTTGGTGGCTTCCGTGTTCAGGGCAAGACCAGCGCTGGGGCTATGAGCATTTTGGAGGATGCACTCGCCATTCAGGAGGCCGGCTGCTTCGCCAtggtcgtcgaggctgtTCCTGCAGAGGTGGCCGCCCTCATCACCGAGAAGTTGTCTATTCCCACCATCGGCATCGGCGCTGGCAACGGTTGCTCCGGCCAGGTTTTGGTGCAAGTCGACATGACTGGAAACTTCCCCCCTGGAAGATTCCTGCCCAAGTTTGTCAAGAAATATGGTGATGTCTGGGGTGAGAGCATGCGGGCTATCGAGGCGTACCGGGATGAAGTCAAGACACGACAATATCCCGGCCCTGAGCACACATATCCCATCTCAGCAGAGGAACTTGATAACTTTACCAAGGCGGTCAAGGATCTGTGA
- a CDS encoding Ubiquitin-conjugating enzyme E2 8 encodes MSSPRRRIETDVSGNSSGATAMSSLTRVAMLGHEVRYNLRIVLMSDYEVTLVNDNTPFEGGMWKVHVELPDTYPYKSPSIGFVNRIFHPNIDELSGSVCLDVINQTWSPMFDMINIFEVFLPQLLRYPNPTDPLNGEAAALLIREPKSYDAKVKEYVQKYATKDAADDAGAESEDDDDMSSVASFGDDDDEPAGQMDDV; translated from the exons atgagtaGCCCACGCCGCAGGATCGAGACCGATGTGAGTGGAAACTCCTCTGGTGCGACTGCAATGTCCTCGCTAACCCGTGTCGCAATGTTAGGTCATGAAGTGCGCTACAACCTCCGGATAGT GCTCATGAGCGACTATGAAGTCACTCTGGTCAACGACAACA CTCCGTTCGAGGGCGGCATGTGGAAGGTCCATGTTGAACTCCCGGATACCTACCCATACAAATCCCCTAGCATTGGATTCGTGAACCGTATTTTCCACCCGAACATCGACGAGCT CTCCGGCTCCGTGTGCCTCGACGTCATCAACCAGACCTGGTCCCCGATGTTCGATATGATCAACATCTTTGAGGTGTTCCTCCCCCAACTTCTACGATACCCGAACCCGACCGATCCTCTGAATGGCGAAGCCGCAGCGTTGTTGATTAGGGAGCCTAAGAGCTATGATGCCAAAGTGAAAG AATATGTGCAGAAATATGCAACCAAGGATGCGGCCGACGACGCGGGAGCCGAGagcgaagacgacgacgacatgtcCTCGGTGGCGAGCttcggcgacgacgacgacgagcccGCGGGCCAGATGGACGACGTATAG
- a CDS encoding Deacetylase sirtuin-type domain-containing protein, translated as MTSLHRIHRQLYKSHPLSHLHSLTRRFSSSTMPPSTDVDAFHEVLRSSKRILALCGAGLSASSGLPTFRGAGGLWRNYDATTLATPTAFGQDPSLVWMFYGYRRHMALNVKPNPAHYALAALAEKNKDFLCLTQNVDNLSPRANHPLEQLRTLHGSLFDIKCSNSRCDWKQHGNYDDPFFPALASASEDPEPGKPFPLLDPFHPLEPIPKDQIPKCPKCGKGFQRPGVVWFNEGLDMDMLEGIDNWLDQGKVDLMLVIGTSAKVWPAAGYIDQARDKGARVAVINMEAANDGGKDPKSKDFFFGQDAAECLPLLLEPIIGKLEIGNQ; from the exons ATGACATCCTTGCATCGAATTCATCGCCAACTATACAAATCTCATCCCCTCTCCCATTTACACTCTCTTACACGCCgcttctcatcctccaccatgCCCCCCAGCACCGACGTTGACGCCTTCCACGAGGTCCTCCGCTCAAGCAAGcgcatcctcgccctctgcGGCGCCGGgctctcagcctcttccGGTCTTCCCACCTTTCGCGGCGCCGGCGGTCTCTGGCGAAACTACGATGCCACCACCCTCGCCACGCCGACCGCCTTTGGTCAAGATCCCAGCCTTGTCTGGATGTTTTACGGATATCGGCGTCACATGGCCTTGAATGTCAAGCCGAATCCTGCTCACTACGCCTTGGCTGCACTGGCAGAGAAGAATAAGGACTTTTTGTGCCTGACGCAGAATGTTGATA ACCTCTCCCCAAGAGCAAACCATCCCCTAGAACAGCTCCGCACACTCCACGGCTCCCTCTTCGACATCAAGTGCTCTAACAGTCGGTGTGACTGGAAACAGCACGGCAACTACGACGACCCTTTCTTCCCGGCCctcgcctcggcctcggaggACCCAGAGCCCGGAAAGCCTTTTCCCTTGTTGGATCCTTTCCACCCTCTGGAGCCGATCCCGAAGGATCAGATCCCCAAGTGTCCCAAGTGTGGGAAGGGTTTCCAGAGACCTGGTGTGGTGTGGTTCAATGAGGGCCTAGATATGGACATGCTGGAGGGCATTGATAACTGGCTCGACCAGGGCAAAGTG GACCTGATGCTCGTTATTGGTACATCAGCCAAGGTATGGCCCGCAGCAGGCTACATCGACCAGGCTCGGGACAAAGGCGCGCGAGTGGCCGTCATCAACATGGAGGCAGCAAACGACGGAGGCAAGGATCCCAAGTCCAAAGACTTTTTCTTTGGCCAGGACGCGGCCGAGTGCTTGCCCCTGCTGCTCGAGCCTATAATCGGGAAGCTCGAGATAGGCAATCAGTAA
- a CDS encoding N-acetyltransferase domain-containing protein, with translation MGSRDSFAQAEGVPRFWYRDNFFLTNDKSYLCPQTFNQSLDDNWWSSPLPHGQLQKVLNNCLTLAVYWTPQTAEDMKKNGIARPKDGSRHKMVGFARVVTDYVTLAYLTDVFVVDEFQRRGLASWLMRALKELVNDWKDMRGLLLMTHDQAAARLYRRELGAMDFEKGPSAGLVMLEMPGPAEKPTPKH, from the exons ATGGGTTCCCGAGACTCGTTTGCCCAGGCCGAGGGCGTTCCCCGGTTCTGGTATCGcgacaacttcttcctcacaAACGACAAGTCCTACTTGTGTCCTCAGACCTTTAACCAGTCCCTCGATGACAACTGGTGGAGCAGCCCTCTACCCCATGGGCAGCTCCAGAAGGTCCTGAACAACTGCCTGACCCTGGCAGTCTACTGGACTCCACAGACTGCCGAAGATATGAAGA AAAACGGCATCGCTCGTCCCAAGGATGGTTCTCGACACAAGATGGTTGGCTTCGCCCGCGTGGTGACCGACTACGTCACCCTGGCCTACCTCACAGATGTCTTTGTCGTCGACGAGTTTCAACGTCGGGGACTTGCCTCGTGGTTGATGCGTGCCCTAAAGGAACTCGTCAACGACTGGAAGGACATGCgtggcctcctcctcatgaCCCACGACCAAGCCGCCGCGAGGCTCTACCGGAGGGAGCTTGGCGCCATGGATTTCGAAAAGGGCCCTTCAGCCGGCCTGGTGATGCTGGAGATGCCTGGTCCGGCAGAGAAGCCCACCCCCAAGCATTGA
- a CDS encoding putative tRNA (cytidine(32)/guanosine(34)-2'-O)-methyltransferase, which produces MGKSSKDKRDAYYRLAKEQGWRARSAFKLLQLDEEFDLFSNVTRVVDLCAAPGSWSQVLSRVLIKGEKFGRAAWQDKEAKFRQQMLGILPKDDEVNSTEQEGEKQEEAPKPRDDVKIVSIDLQPISPLAGITTLRADITHPATVPLLLSALDPSYDAKTAGTQASHPVDLVLSDGAPDVTGLHDLDIYVQSQLLFAALNLALCVLKPGGKFVAKIFRGRNVDVLYAQLKIFFEKVIVAKPRSSRASSVEAFIVCINFQPPPGFRASLEEPLGVGGRLEEMLKEQTKDVDMQDAASADEGIVEMQVYDETLEDTERSSRWIAPFIACGDLSAFDSDASYQLPEDYVSLDPVQPPIAPPYKRAIEMRAAMSGSQR; this is translated from the exons ATGGGAAAATCGTCCAAGGACAAGCGAGACGCCTACTACAGGCTCGCAAAGGAGCAGGGATGGCGTGCGAGAAGCGCCTTCAAGCTGCTCCAGCTGGATGAGG AATTCGATCTCTTCTCCAATGTCACCAGAGTCGTCGACCTGTGCGCCGCGCCAGGAAGTTGGTCGCAAGTTCTCTCGCGGGTGTTGATCAAGGGAGAAAAGTTTGGACGGGCAGCATGGCAGGACAAGGAGGCGAAATTTCGACAGCAGATGTTGGGTATTCTACCCAAAGACGATGAGGTCAACAGCACCGAGcaggagggagagaagcaAGAGGAGGCTCCTAAGCCACGAGACGATGTCAAGATTGTGTCGATCGACCTTCAGCCTATCTCGCCGCTCGCGGGTATCACGACTCTACGCGCCGACATTACACACCCGGCGACAgtgccgctgctgctctccGCCCTTGATCCCTCCTACGACGCAAAGACAGCGGGAACCCAGGCATCACACCCTGTTGATCTGGTTCTGAGCGACGGTGCCCCCGACGTTACAGGTCTCCACGATCTTGACATCTATGTCCAGTCGCAACTACTATTTGCTGCGCTTAACCTGGCGCTCTGCGTTTTGAAGCCTGGGGGCAAGTTCGTGGCCAAGATCTTCCGCGGAAGAAACGTCGACGTGCTCTACGCTCAGCTCAAGATCTTTTTCGAAAAGGTTATTGTGGCCAAGCCACGCAGTAGCCGCGCCAGCAGCGTGGAGGCATTTATTGTCTGCATCAACTTCCAGCCACCGCCCGGATTCCGAGCCAGCCTGGAGGAACCCCTCGGTGTTGGTGGACGACTGGAGGAGATGCTTAAGGAGCAGACTAAGGACGTCGATATGCAGGACGCGGCGAGCGCGGACGAGGGGATCGTGGAGATGCAGGTCTACGACGAAACGCTCGAGGACACTGAGAGAAGCAGTCGATGGATCGCACCGTTCATTGCTTGTGGAGATCTATCCGCCTTTGACTCCGATGCCTCGTACCAGCTCCCTGAGGATTATGTCTCTCTAGATCCGGTCCAGCCGCCCATTGCCCCCCCTTACAAGCGCGCCATCGAGATGCGAGCCGCCATGTCTGGGTCACAGCGCTAG